One genomic window of Coraliomargarita sinensis includes the following:
- a CDS encoding CBS domain-containing protein, producing MPLKKVNVTILLKEKGTTVFWISDDATVDSAVAEMNRHRVGAVLVKSDGKVVGIFTERDVLTRIIASGRDPKTTTIREVMTVDYQSITKETSIEDAMQLMTDKRVRHLPVLEGQEAVGMISIGDITRWLLKVNEMEAENLRRYIFDEYPG from the coding sequence ATGCCTCTTAAGAAAGTAAACGTAACCATTCTGCTTAAAGAGAAAGGAACCACCGTATTTTGGATAAGTGACGATGCGACGGTAGATTCAGCTGTTGCTGAGATGAACCGGCATCGTGTTGGTGCGGTATTGGTAAAATCTGACGGTAAAGTCGTCGGCATTTTTACAGAACGTGATGTTTTGACCCGTATTATTGCCAGTGGGCGCGACCCCAAAACGACAACGATACGGGAAGTCATGACGGTGGACTATCAATCCATCACCAAAGAGACTTCGATCGAAGATGCGATGCAACTGATGACGGATAAGCGTGTCCGGCACTTGCCGGTTCTCGAGGGCCAGGAGGCCGTGGGTATGATTTCAATCGGTGATATTACACGCTGGCTTCTGAAGGTAAACGAAATGGAAGCGGAAAATCTTCGACGTTATATTTTTGACGAGTATCCAGGGTAG
- a CDS encoding FHA domain-containing protein: MNTPDPRQLRYVSMPNVVGNFIKSLFGRKDAAAIDSLAPSPTGGYTAPEVWLHPDSEELKKQTLLQARKIEQPVFSIGRRVSDSVHYPHDDPPDLLLVENPPYTLSRSQCAIEVSQDKVILRDLGSRAGTMLGKKRLRKSGRKPSSVVVPKGSHSLILGLRDGPFRFRLEVR, translated from the coding sequence TTGAATACTCCCGATCCTCGTCAACTTAGGTATGTATCAATGCCTAACGTTGTTGGAAATTTTATAAAAAGCTTGTTCGGTCGTAAAGACGCCGCCGCCATTGATTCTTTGGCGCCGTCGCCAACTGGTGGTTATACCGCGCCCGAGGTCTGGCTACATCCCGATTCAGAAGAACTGAAGAAGCAGACACTCCTCCAGGCCCGAAAAATCGAACAGCCGGTTTTCAGCATTGGCCGGAGAGTTTCGGATTCGGTGCACTATCCACACGACGATCCGCCGGATTTACTACTTGTGGAAAATCCGCCCTACACTTTATCCCGATCTCAGTGTGCCATTGAGGTGAGTCAGGACAAAGTGATCTTGCGGGATCTGGGCAGCCGTGCAGGAACCATGCTGGGTAAAAAAAGGCTGCGTAAAAGTGGTCGAAAGCCCAGTTCAGTGGTTGTTCCCAAGGGCTCACATTCCTTGATCCTGGGGCTGCGGGATGGTCCTTTCCGTTTTCGCCTGGAAGTTCGCTAG
- a CDS encoding YbaB/EbfC family nucleoid-associated protein — protein sequence MAGVGKLLKQAQKMQKQMEAIQEELAETILEVSSGGGAITIKINGQGDMQSIKIDPEFLKEDAEFVEETLLAAVQEASAKAKETSEEAMSAVSGGMGGFPGLM from the coding sequence ATGGCTGGAGTTGGCAAATTACTGAAACAGGCGCAGAAGATGCAAAAGCAAATGGAGGCGATCCAGGAGGAACTCGCCGAAACGATCCTGGAGGTTTCCAGCGGAGGCGGCGCCATCACTATCAAGATCAATGGCCAGGGCGACATGCAATCGATCAAGATCGATCCTGAATTTCTCAAGGAAGATGCTGAATTCGTTGAAGAAACTTTGTTGGCCGCCGTTCAGGAAGCCTCGGCCAAGGCCAAGGAAACCAGTGAAGAAGCCATGTCGGCCGTGTCCGGCGGGATGGGCGGCTTCCCCGGCCTGATGTAA
- the recR gene encoding recombination mediator RecR, which yields MTPAYESLLQQLKRLPGLGYRSAERIAMHLLVEQPEELSDLITSLEAAKSAVGRCETCGNIAESDQCAICSDERRDVTKVCVVEHVPDLIAIERSGAWKCGYHVLHGKLSPIHGVGPEKLNFKSLEQRLEAGNIAEFVLALSNDIEGQATCHYIQEELVGDRPIEVTRIGFGLPSGGGVTFADSVTLRSALESRRAYH from the coding sequence GTGACGCCCGCCTACGAGAGCCTGCTTCAGCAGCTGAAACGCTTGCCCGGGCTGGGCTATCGCTCCGCCGAACGTATCGCGATGCATCTTCTGGTGGAGCAGCCGGAGGAGTTATCGGACCTGATTACGTCCCTTGAAGCGGCCAAATCCGCGGTGGGGCGCTGTGAGACCTGCGGCAATATCGCCGAAAGTGATCAATGCGCCATCTGCTCGGATGAGCGCCGGGACGTGACCAAAGTCTGTGTGGTCGAGCATGTGCCCGACCTGATTGCCATCGAGCGTTCGGGCGCGTGGAAGTGCGGGTACCACGTGCTCCATGGCAAGCTCTCACCCATCCACGGAGTCGGCCCGGAAAAGTTGAATTTCAAGAGCCTGGAGCAGCGCCTGGAGGCGGGGAACATTGCCGAGTTTGTGCTGGCGCTCTCCAACGATATTGAGGGCCAGGCGACTTGCCACTACATTCAGGAAGAGCTGGTCGGGGACCGGCCGATTGAAGTGACGCGTATCGGCTTTGGGCTCCCCAGTGGCGGCGGTGTGACGTTTGCCGACTCGGTCACCCTGCGGAGCGCACTGGAGTCCAGAAGGGCTTATCACTGA
- a CDS encoding aldo/keto reductase family protein, with the protein MTEKTTSSETSGAPLDPSAVKQIKLANGRSMPAAAYGTFHSDWAQDKMYDATLEAIRIGWRHIDTARAYENEDLVGAAFKEAIKRGYISSTDELYVTGKLWNGHMSPKDVAPALENTLKDLGIDQIDCYLNHWPWPNVHPPGCTGDQKNPDAVPYIHEDFMETWGELLKLKEAGKIVDLGISNHTKATTELLLRDVSEKDRPTVNQMEMHPLFQQTELRRYFELNGITTMGYMALGSPHRPGRDKFKEHRSDMADPVINEIADELGISAGDVCLAWAIQREKQSGGFVAMSTNPSRIRTNLKCAIEDYLTSEHLVRISGDDTEDNPGIDANNRLIWGQVFLWEEADNDWRVLWNDSQVFETRENYQRFKESWAEHHKVHLETTYRGA; encoded by the coding sequence ATGACTGAAAAAACCACTTCCTCAGAGACCTCGGGCGCACCGCTGGACCCTTCCGCGGTCAAGCAAATCAAACTGGCCAATGGCAGAAGCATGCCGGCCGCCGCTTACGGGACCTTCCACTCGGATTGGGCGCAGGACAAGATGTATGACGCCACCCTCGAAGCGATCCGGATCGGCTGGCGCCACATCGATACCGCCCGTGCCTACGAGAACGAAGATCTGGTCGGCGCTGCTTTCAAGGAAGCGATCAAGCGGGGCTACATCAGCTCGACCGACGAACTTTACGTGACAGGTAAGCTCTGGAACGGGCACATGAGCCCCAAGGATGTGGCCCCGGCGCTGGAAAACACGCTTAAGGACCTGGGCATTGACCAGATTGACTGTTACCTCAACCATTGGCCCTGGCCGAACGTGCACCCGCCGGGTTGCACGGGGGATCAAAAGAATCCGGACGCCGTGCCCTACATTCACGAAGACTTTATGGAAACCTGGGGCGAGCTGCTCAAGTTGAAGGAGGCCGGAAAAATCGTGGATCTCGGTATTTCCAACCACACCAAGGCGACCACCGAATTGCTGCTTCGTGACGTCTCGGAAAAGGATCGGCCGACGGTGAATCAAATGGAGATGCACCCCCTCTTTCAGCAGACCGAGCTCCGCCGCTACTTCGAGCTGAATGGGATCACCACCATGGGCTACATGGCGCTCGGCTCGCCGCATCGCCCGGGGCGCGATAAATTCAAGGAGCATCGCAGCGATATGGCAGATCCAGTAATCAACGAGATCGCCGATGAGCTCGGCATCTCCGCGGGTGATGTCTGTCTCGCCTGGGCCATTCAGCGTGAGAAACAGAGCGGCGGATTTGTCGCAATGTCGACCAACCCGAGCCGGATCCGGACGAATCTGAAGTGCGCTATCGAGGACTACCTGACTTCCGAGCACCTTGTGCGTATCAGCGGTGACGATACCGAGGACAATCCGGGTATCGATGCCAATAACCGTCTTATCTGGGGGCAGGTCTTCCTCTGGGAAGAGGCCGATAATGACTGGCGCGTGCTTTGGAACGACAGCCAGGTCTTTGAGACGCGCGAGAACTACCAGCGTTTCAAAGAATCCTGGGCCGAGCATCACAAGGTGCATCTCGAAACGACTTACCGCGGAGCATAA
- the rbsD gene encoding D-ribose pyranase, whose protein sequence is MKEVGFLNGQVDAALARQGHMDLLMVVDAGFPVPDHVELIDLALKPDTPTVPEVLAELAKIHSVEKLVLAEETRQHNPTYFKNVTSGPWEGAEVEVIPHTELKVRSHEVKTIIRTGDFTAWANIMLVSGAGDRWKLEVPPKE, encoded by the coding sequence ATGAAAGAAGTCGGATTTTTAAACGGACAGGTCGACGCAGCCCTGGCACGTCAGGGGCATATGGACTTGCTTATGGTCGTCGATGCCGGGTTCCCGGTGCCGGACCACGTCGAGCTGATCGATCTCGCCCTCAAGCCGGACACGCCGACGGTGCCCGAGGTTCTGGCGGAGCTGGCCAAAATCCATTCGGTGGAGAAGCTCGTGCTTGCCGAGGAGACCCGCCAGCACAATCCCACTTATTTTAAGAATGTCACCAGCGGTCCCTGGGAAGGTGCCGAGGTCGAGGTCATACCACACACCGAACTGAAAGTTCGCAGCCACGAAGTCAAAACCATCATCCGCACCGGCGATTTCACCGCATGGGCCAACATCATGCTGGTTTCCGGAGCCGGCGATCGCTGGAAGCTGGAAGTACCGCCGAAAGAATGA
- a CDS encoding sodium:solute symporter has translation MSISPIDTIIIAVYLVGIISLGVFAGFKKNISSEDQFLGGRSLRWPVIGAGLFCANISSIHLVGLASSGYQHGMVIGNFEWMASFCLILLGMVFAPFYFRSKITTLPEYVEKRYSSGARTFLAAIFIMSALLVHIGISMYAGAKVLEAFFGINFVISIIGISVATAIYTILGGLKGVMITDTVQAVLLLLGAALLTFFGLQALGDVGITSWAQLKEAVKPEQLSMIQPIGDPEAAGRLGLREYSWYSILFGYPILGIWYWCTDQTIVQKILSAKTEKDGRDGAIFAGFLKILPVFVMVLPGVIGYVLFKEKIGEDNDSTLMVMMTELLPVGVRGLMAAGLLAALMSTIAAALNSVATLTAEDIFKRLRPEAADHELVKVGRITAAVVIVLAMLWSSQGAKFGSIFEAINKIPMAFAPGITTIFLFGVFWKRGNRQGAMAALMFNVFIGLIYLCIDIPLVGTTQWINKELGIPFMQVGWYLFLLSSVIYVTVSLLTPAPAAEKTEGLCWSHPLDALRGKLEGTITDPRVMAGILLVIMIILYTLLH, from the coding sequence ATGAGTATCTCACCCATCGATACCATCATCATTGCCGTTTATCTTGTCGGCATCATCTCACTCGGTGTCTTCGCCGGCTTTAAGAAGAACATTTCTTCGGAGGATCAATTCCTCGGCGGGCGTTCCCTCCGCTGGCCGGTGATCGGCGCGGGCTTGTTCTGTGCCAATATCTCCTCGATCCACCTCGTTGGTCTGGCTTCGTCTGGTTATCAGCACGGGATGGTCATCGGTAATTTCGAGTGGATGGCTTCCTTCTGTCTAATCCTGCTCGGCATGGTCTTCGCCCCGTTTTATTTCCGCAGCAAGATCACCACGCTGCCCGAATATGTCGAGAAGCGCTACAGCTCGGGCGCGCGGACTTTCCTGGCCGCGATCTTCATTATGTCGGCCCTGTTGGTGCATATCGGGATCAGCATGTATGCGGGGGCGAAGGTCCTGGAGGCCTTCTTCGGGATCAACTTTGTCATCTCCATTATCGGTATTTCTGTCGCGACTGCGATTTACACGATTCTGGGCGGTCTCAAGGGGGTGATGATTACCGACACGGTGCAGGCCGTCCTCTTATTGCTTGGGGCAGCACTTCTAACCTTCTTCGGGCTGCAGGCTCTCGGCGATGTCGGCATCACCAGTTGGGCGCAGCTCAAGGAGGCGGTCAAACCGGAACAACTCAGCATGATCCAGCCAATCGGCGATCCGGAAGCGGCTGGCCGGCTTGGCCTGCGCGAGTATTCCTGGTATTCCATTCTTTTCGGCTACCCGATTCTAGGTATCTGGTATTGGTGCACCGACCAGACGATCGTGCAGAAGATCCTTTCCGCTAAGACGGAAAAGGACGGGCGCGACGGTGCGATTTTTGCCGGCTTTCTTAAAATCCTGCCGGTCTTTGTTATGGTTTTGCCCGGCGTGATCGGCTACGTGCTTTTCAAGGAAAAGATCGGCGAGGACAATGATTCCACCCTCATGGTCATGATGACGGAGTTGCTGCCGGTCGGTGTGCGCGGCCTGATGGCGGCCGGCTTGTTGGCCGCCTTGATGAGCACGATTGCCGCCGCGCTTAATTCAGTCGCCACGCTGACCGCCGAGGATATTTTCAAGCGGCTGCGCCCAGAGGCAGCCGACCATGAATTGGTCAAGGTTGGCCGGATCACGGCAGCGGTTGTCATCGTGCTGGCGATGCTTTGGTCCAGCCAGGGCGCGAAGTTCGGCAGCATCTTCGAGGCGATTAATAAGATACCGATGGCTTTCGCCCCCGGTATTACCACGATTTTCTTGTTCGGCGTTTTCTGGAAACGGGGCAACCGTCAGGGCGCGATGGCAGCGCTGATGTTTAACGTGTTTATCGGGTTGATTTACCTCTGCATCGATATTCCCCTTGTTGGCACGACCCAGTGGATCAATAAGGAATTGGGCATCCCCTTCATGCAGGTCGGCTGGTATCTCTTCCTTCTCTCCAGTGTGATCTATGTGACGGTGAGTCTGCTGACACCTGCACCGGCAGCGGAAAAGACGGAGGGCCTCTGCTGGAGTCATCCGCTCGATGCCTTGCGTGGTAAACTTGAAGGCACGATCACCGATCCACGTGTCATGGCAGGTATTCTGCTGGTGATCATGATCATCCTTTATACCTTGCTGCACTGA
- a CDS encoding sugar phosphate isomerase/epimerase family protein, producing the protein MNNQLTRRRFLSYASASALGAAFLPAAACKAMSPVDKRFTMGLSQYSLRELFKSGSLDPLDYPQFSVDNFGIKAIDYWEGGLPEEKLNDMAYLGKLRSRAEAAGCDPFLLMTGGVNGAAKNLDGNKKAVQAIKRTQALGARYLRIFMWTPDKGEEASVAQGAVVAMKPLADVAAAHGVTLVVEPGASKRSQRGAFLAKVCGSLNHPNFRLMPDFGKLRGDIYAGTKAMLPYSSVISCKMHSFDAAGNQPDFDYPRLIKSIVASDYKGILAIEWEGKELEPIPGVLASKKLIERSLAAAGA; encoded by the coding sequence ATGAATAATCAACTCACCCGTCGTCGTTTTCTCTCCTACGCCAGCGCCTCCGCACTTGGAGCCGCGTTTTTGCCGGCCGCTGCCTGCAAGGCGATGAGTCCGGTAGACAAGCGTTTCACCATGGGGCTCTCCCAATATTCCCTGCGCGAGCTGTTCAAGTCCGGCAGCCTCGACCCGCTGGACTACCCGCAGTTTTCCGTCGATAACTTTGGCATCAAGGCGATCGACTACTGGGAGGGTGGCCTGCCGGAGGAGAAGCTCAATGACATGGCTTACCTCGGTAAACTCCGCAGCCGTGCCGAAGCCGCCGGGTGCGATCCTTTTCTTCTGATGACTGGCGGAGTCAATGGCGCCGCCAAGAATCTGGACGGGAACAAAAAGGCGGTGCAGGCGATCAAGCGCACCCAGGCCCTCGGAGCGCGCTACCTGCGAATCTTCATGTGGACACCCGATAAAGGCGAGGAGGCCTCTGTCGCCCAGGGTGCTGTGGTGGCGATGAAACCACTGGCTGACGTCGCGGCAGCGCATGGCGTGACGCTTGTTGTCGAGCCGGGTGCCTCAAAGCGGAGCCAGAGGGGCGCGTTTCTGGCGAAAGTCTGTGGCAGCCTGAATCATCCGAATTTCCGCTTGATGCCCGATTTTGGTAAGCTACGCGGCGACATTTACGCCGGCACGAAGGCAATGTTACCTTACAGCTCGGTCATCTCCTGCAAGATGCACAGCTTCGACGCGGCGGGTAACCAGCCTGACTTTGATTACCCACGACTGATCAAGAGCATCGTGGCTTCCGACTACAAAGGCATCCTCGCCATCGAGTGGGAGGGCAAAGAGCTTGAACCCATCCCCGGCGTTCTGGCCTCGAAGAAGCTGATCGAGCGGTCGCTGGCTGCGGCTGGGGCCTGA
- a CDS encoding sodium:solute symporter family transporter: MNILEVALFIIAVVGVIGLGIWKSRDEELKSEHGASDYFLAGRGLTWWLIGFSLIAANISTEQFVGMSGGAADRQGLAIASWEWCAAITLVIVAFWFLPKFLKAGIYTIPEFLEYRFDSVARLAMSIPAILTLVFVNTSTVIFSGAKFVSEYYADVPVIGNLTAMCWAIALLAAVYVFIGGLKACAWTDLVWGGSLVLGGAIVMFLAFNYLGEKPADELILTKVANSQATVQDLEAAGPVERFMLLNDGVEGEAEAVVGANGAGGKLHMVRPADDPDMPWTALLIGIWIPNFFYWGLNQFIVQRTLGAKSLAEGQRGIVFAAFLKICIPFVVVIPGILAFNLFSNDLRSNAASINESVVAEASADALFKVEEDYVSVNREEAVGIYQRNLAAAGMSPVTLPADMSALEVSEKINAVVSEAQTKNPEVAVAGTLKGYDYDAAFPVLVRNLIKPMPWISWFVLAALCGAVISSLASMLNSASTLATMDLYAKFTKEQNQAKLVKVGRTLVIVFVLLAASFAPQLNAFRSIFAYIQEFQGFISPGILAVFIFGFFSPKTPRYFGVVGIVTSVVVYGGLLLFASDIAFLNRMAITVGTVLATGLTLTILKPMAEPVKMPINDVIDLTESRFAKMAGIAVVILTIALYIIFW, translated from the coding sequence ATGAACATACTTGAAGTAGCCCTATTTATCATCGCCGTTGTCGGCGTCATTGGTCTCGGCATCTGGAAAAGCCGCGACGAAGAACTGAAGAGTGAGCATGGCGCTTCCGATTACTTCCTCGCCGGACGCGGACTCACATGGTGGTTGATTGGCTTTTCGCTGATTGCCGCGAATATCTCGACCGAGCAATTCGTCGGCATGTCCGGTGGCGCGGCGGACCGGCAGGGCCTGGCCATCGCCTCCTGGGAATGGTGTGCGGCAATCACCCTCGTGATCGTGGCCTTCTGGTTCCTGCCCAAATTCCTCAAGGCGGGCATCTACACGATTCCTGAATTTCTTGAATACCGCTTCGATTCAGTCGCGCGACTGGCGATGTCGATCCCTGCGATTCTCACACTGGTCTTTGTCAATACTTCGACCGTTATTTTCTCCGGTGCCAAATTCGTTTCCGAGTACTATGCCGACGTTCCGGTAATCGGTAATTTGACCGCCATGTGCTGGGCGATCGCCCTGCTGGCTGCGGTCTACGTTTTCATCGGCGGCTTGAAAGCTTGTGCCTGGACGGACCTGGTCTGGGGCGGATCACTCGTTTTGGGTGGTGCGATCGTCATGTTCCTGGCATTCAATTACCTCGGTGAAAAGCCTGCCGACGAATTGATCCTGACTAAAGTAGCCAACTCGCAGGCGACAGTTCAGGACCTTGAGGCAGCTGGTCCGGTCGAAAGGTTTATGCTACTGAACGACGGCGTCGAAGGCGAAGCGGAAGCCGTGGTCGGTGCGAACGGCGCCGGCGGCAAGCTCCACATGGTGCGCCCGGCGGACGACCCCGATATGCCTTGGACCGCGCTACTGATCGGCATCTGGATCCCCAACTTTTTCTACTGGGGCTTGAACCAGTTTATCGTGCAACGAACACTGGGCGCAAAGTCGCTGGCGGAGGGCCAAAGGGGTATCGTCTTCGCCGCCTTCCTCAAGATCTGCATCCCCTTTGTCGTGGTCATTCCGGGTATCCTGGCGTTCAATCTCTTCTCCAACGACCTTCGCTCCAATGCGGCCAGCATTAATGAGTCGGTCGTAGCCGAAGCATCGGCCGACGCATTGTTTAAAGTGGAAGAGGATTATGTCTCCGTAAACCGCGAGGAAGCAGTTGGCATTTATCAGCGTAACCTCGCCGCGGCAGGCATGTCTCCCGTCACACTGCCGGCCGATATGAGTGCGTTGGAAGTGTCCGAAAAAATCAACGCCGTCGTGAGCGAGGCCCAGACCAAGAATCCTGAAGTTGCGGTGGCCGGCACTCTAAAAGGCTACGACTACGACGCGGCTTTCCCCGTCTTGGTGCGTAACCTGATCAAGCCGATGCCTTGGATCTCCTGGTTCGTCCTGGCCGCACTCTGCGGTGCCGTCATCAGCTCGCTGGCCTCCATGCTGAACTCGGCTTCGACACTGGCGACGATGGATTTGTATGCAAAATTCACGAAGGAACAGAACCAGGCCAAACTGGTGAAGGTCGGCCGTACCCTGGTGATTGTCTTCGTTCTACTGGCCGCTTCGTTTGCCCCTCAGCTCAATGCCTTCCGAAGTATCTTCGCTTACATTCAGGAATTCCAGGGCTTTATCTCCCCGGGCATTCTGGCGGTCTTCATCTTCGGCTTTTTCTCGCCCAAGACGCCCCGCTATTTCGGCGTGGTCGGCATCGTCACCAGCGTCGTCGTTTACGGTGGCCTGCTGCTCTTCGCCTCGGACATCGCATTCCTCAACCGGATGGCCATCACGGTCGGCACGGTGCTGGCGACAGGTCTGACCCTGACGATTCTCAAGCCCATGGCCGAACCGGTAAAGATGCCGATCAACGACGTGATCGACCTGACCGAATCCCGCTTTGCCAAGATGGCCGGTATCGCGGTGGTTATCCTGACGATCGCGCTCTACATCATCTTCTGGTAA
- a CDS encoding SDR family oxidoreductase: MANELEGKTAAVTGSASGIGLASAEAMLAAGATVVFVDRDEKALEEICGRHEKAIPLVFDLLNAEECKTLLPKLLELVGHLDIFHANAGSYIGGDLVDADTDAIDRMMNLNCNVVMKNVHDVLPHMIERKTGDIIVTSSLAAHYPTPWEPIYASSKWAIDCFIQTTRRQVFKHGIRVGGISPGPVITGLLKDWSPEKLQEAKDAGSLVEAEEIANVIIFMLTRPRHMTIRDVVMMPTNFDL; encoded by the coding sequence ATGGCTAACGAACTCGAAGGAAAAACCGCCGCCGTCACCGGGTCGGCATCTGGAATTGGGCTTGCCAGCGCTGAAGCAATGCTGGCCGCCGGCGCAACCGTGGTCTTTGTCGACCGCGATGAAAAAGCCCTCGAAGAAATCTGCGGACGCCACGAGAAGGCTATCCCGCTCGTCTTCGACCTGCTTAATGCAGAGGAATGCAAAACGCTCCTGCCCAAGCTATTGGAGCTTGTCGGCCACCTCGATATTTTTCACGCCAACGCGGGCAGTTACATCGGCGGCGATCTGGTCGACGCCGACACCGATGCCATCGACCGGATGATGAACCTGAATTGCAACGTGGTGATGAAAAACGTCCACGACGTGCTGCCCCACATGATCGAGCGCAAGACGGGCGATATTATCGTGACCAGCTCGCTCGCCGCGCACTATCCGACTCCCTGGGAGCCGATCTATGCCTCCTCCAAATGGGCGATTGATTGCTTTATTCAGACCACCCGACGTCAGGTCTTCAAGCACGGTATCCGCGTCGGCGGTATCTCGCCCGGTCCCGTCATCACCGGATTGCTCAAGGACTGGTCACCGGAGAAACTTCAGGAGGCCAAGGATGCCGGCAGCCTCGTTGAAGCCGAGGAAATCGCCAACGTGATCATTTTCATGCTGACCCGCCCGCGCCACATGACGATCCGCGACGTCGTGATGATGCCGACGAATTTTGATCTGTAA
- a CDS encoding AraC family transcriptional regulator, which translates to MREHYGMTPSALILTRRLEKGREFLAGGHYETMAEVAHQVGLSPHYFSRRYRRAYPPEDDGTGTSEDTAREPA; encoded by the coding sequence GTGCGCGAGCACTACGGGATGACCCCGTCCGCCCTGATCCTGACTCGGCGGTTGGAAAAAGGCCGTGAGTTCCTGGCAGGCGGGCACTACGAAACCATGGCGGAAGTCGCCCACCAAGTCGGCCTTTCGCCGCACTACTTTTCCAGACGTTACCGCCGCGCCTATCCGCCCGAGGACGATGGCACCGGCACCTCCGAGGATACGGCACGTGAACCGGCCTAG
- a CDS encoding autotransporter-associated beta strand repeat-containing protein produces MAFNRSDDYTFPGVISGSGALIHDGSVLRFNAPQSYEGPTRINSGVLVLPFEIEQGLSSQTKVDIASGAILDISNSPLTIAGLSGAGSVYSFRNSNPSAGHLTIDTAAEQLQVFDGVLGSTFPDFAVTKTGEGTLTLTGANTYTGATTVNQGRLEFTNGLVAAGAGILVAQNGILAGGQTIARNLSNDAEVIAMGETPLTLTGELSGTGQFTGDFVFAGTTRPGNSPGLMTVDGDLALGAGHIFEVEIGGYERGTSYDAVDVSGALDLDGTLRVVLVDGFVPAKGDRFRIFTASSYTGEIAALDVAGAILPGHLRWDVSELGTSGVLKVRGRTFEEWASDFSVSATPGADPLQEGVPLLIKYALGLDPNVRAAPADLPDFAQWSEGGSDYLAVRVALDPLTEGLSVTAEISEDLESWSENDVLRIEDTDSLKHFRNVDPVGEYERRFIRLQISLESAP; encoded by the coding sequence GTGGCTTTCAACCGCTCCGACGACTATACTTTTCCGGGAGTGATCAGTGGTTCGGGGGCGCTCATACACGACGGTTCGGTTCTACGTTTCAATGCCCCGCAAAGCTACGAAGGTCCGACCCGGATTAACAGTGGCGTGTTGGTGCTGCCCTTTGAGATCGAGCAGGGCCTCTCCAGTCAGACGAAGGTCGACATCGCTTCGGGAGCCATCTTGGATATTTCCAACAGCCCCTTGACCATCGCGGGCCTAAGTGGAGCGGGTTCCGTTTACAGCTTCAGAAACAGCAACCCCAGTGCGGGGCATCTCACGATCGATACCGCGGCCGAGCAGTTGCAGGTATTCGACGGTGTTCTTGGATCCACTTTTCCTGACTTTGCCGTTACGAAAACGGGCGAGGGGACCCTCACGCTTACTGGAGCGAATACCTACACCGGCGCGACGACAGTGAATCAGGGGCGGCTCGAATTCACCAATGGTTTGGTGGCGGCGGGGGCCGGTATCCTGGTCGCGCAAAACGGCATACTCGCCGGCGGGCAAACGATCGCCCGCAACCTGAGCAACGATGCGGAGGTCATCGCAATGGGCGAAACGCCTCTCACCCTGACGGGCGAGTTGTCGGGGACCGGTCAATTCACCGGCGATTTTGTTTTCGCCGGGACGACGCGCCCCGGGAACAGTCCCGGCTTGATGACCGTTGACGGCGATCTGGCACTCGGTGCCGGACACATTTTTGAAGTAGAGATCGGAGGCTATGAGCGCGGGACCAGCTACGATGCCGTCGACGTCAGCGGAGCGCTGGACCTGGACGGCACCCTGCGTGTTGTTCTGGTCGACGGGTTCGTCCCTGCCAAAGGCGACCGATTTCGCATTTTTACCGCGTCCTCGTACACGGGAGAGATCGCGGCATTGGATGTCGCCGGTGCGATTCTGCCGGGGCATCTTCGCTGGGACGTTTCCGAGTTGGGTACGTCTGGGGTCCTGAAGGTGCGGGGGCGGACCTTCGAGGAATGGGCGTCCGATTTTTCCGTGTCAGCCACACCTGGCGCTGATCCATTGCAGGAGGGCGTCCCTCTCTTGATAAAATACGCCCTCGGTCTCGACCCAAACGTCCGCGCCGCCCCGGCTGATCTGCCCGACTTTGCCCAGTGGTCGGAAGGTGGCTCGGATTATTTGGCCGTTCGCGTGGCACTGGATCCCCTGACGGAAGGCCTCTCCGTGACCGCTGAAATTTCCGAAGACCTTGAAAGCTGGAGTGAGAACGATGTGCTGCGAATCGAGGATACGGATAGCCTGAAGCACTTCCGAAACGTCGATCCCGTGGGCGAATACGAACGGCGGTTCATTCGTCTCCAGATTAGCCTGGAAAGTGCGCCGTAA